The proteins below are encoded in one region of Mangifera indica cultivar Alphonso chromosome 7, CATAS_Mindica_2.1, whole genome shotgun sequence:
- the LOC123221917 gene encoding LOW QUALITY PROTEIN: CASP-like protein 1D1 (The sequence of the model RefSeq protein was modified relative to this genomic sequence to represent the inferred CDS: deleted 1 base in 1 codon), with translation MAPPYKPETPSRFQKQSPSVGNCSAVDVTLRVLLFAASLSAVVVMVTSKETKLVALPVPPFSVKIPSKFTYSPAFIYFVVALSVAVAHSFITTLVSLSVMAKQVFPKRVLLLLAFCDVVMLGLVGSATGASSAVAYIGLKGNNHTGWSEICSVYGKFCRHIGAASAVALVASILLMLLSVLSTYSLYKRVRD, from the exons ATGGCCCCTCCCTATAAACCAGAAACGCCTTCAAGATTCCAAAAACAGTCTCCTTCGGTTGGAAACTGTTCCGCCGTTGATGTGACTCTTAGGGTGTTATTGTTTGCTGCCTCACTGAGTGCTGTTGTTGTCATGGTTACAAGCAAGGAAACGAAGCTTGTGGCCCTGCCAGTGCCACCCTTTAGTGTCAAAATTCCTTCCAAGTTCACTTACTCGCCAGCCTTCAT ATATTTTGTGGTAGCACTATCGGTTGCAGTTGCACACAGTTTCATCACAACTCTTGTATCACTTTCA GTGATGGCGAAGCAGGTTTTCCCGAAACGGGTGTTGCTCCTTTTAGCATTCTGTGACGTGGTGATGCTGGGACTTGTAGGTTCAGCAACGGGAGCATCAAGCGCTGTTGCGTATATCGGATTGAAGGGAAACAATCACACGGGGTGGTCAGAGATATGCTCCGTCTACGGCAAGTTCTGTCGTCATATAGGAGCTGCGTCAGCGGTTGCATTGGTTGCTTCCATTCTTCTTATGCTGCTCTCTGTCCTGTCTACTTACTCTCTTTACAAAAGGGTTCGTGATTAG